One Rhizoctonia solani chromosome 2, complete sequence DNA segment encodes these proteins:
- a CDS encoding Serine/threonine-protein kinase gives MPVEVVEREEAVGDYMPGGYLRVRIGDRFAHRYRIVRKLGWGHFSTVWLAHDIQTDSHVALKFVKSAPRYSQTAADEVALLQHIVDARDEAHPGRDRLVTFLDSFTHTNARTAQVHHCIAFEPLGMNLLQLLQQPDYKHHGVPVPFVKQITRQVLHGSTTSIDYPALDLKPENILLRIAPDHIENHIRAELASSPPAVEHSIPISASSRSSSYYSHRRQNVYIVGSQPLSSPSPSWSGSASSKPSLSASHAQFEQLALRMSKLVTEEDERQTSANSSCAASAIFSLTSTSAAGSGWTSETEADDCPTSAVVPAPVIAEQPGEDSDTPRLSIVDGPSMLTKTAPVPISTQSEAKPTATEDQVSIKIADLGNATRIGRHVTDDIQTRQYRSPEVILRKRWGPAVDIFSLGCVVFELLTGDFLFEPKAREPLWSRDDDHICQMHEALGPFTHAAAFGGQFSRAIFRSDCTLRNVPARKINMWPLDSVLKDKYEMNKDRVAEISEFLRPLLALDPAERADALDAAQHPWLWS, from the exons ATGCCCGTCGAAGTCGTCGAACGCGAAGAGGCCGTGGGCGACTATATGCCTGGTGGATACCTGCGTGTGCGGATTGGAGACCGCTTTGCACACCGTTACCGTATCGTGCGCAAGCTCGG GTGGGGCCATTTCAGCACTGTCTGGCTTGCCCACGACATACAGACCGACTCGCATGTCGCGCTCAAGTTTGTCAAGTCCGCACCCCGTTACTCTCAAACAGCCGCAGACGAGGTCGCATTACTTCAGCACATAGTCGACGCTCGCGACGAAGCCCACCCTGGCCGAGATCGCCTCGTGACGTTTCTCGACTCGTTTACACATACCAACGCGCGGACCGCACAGGTCCACCATTGTATAGC ATTCGAACCGCTGGGAATGAATCTCCTTCAGTTGTTACAGCAGCCCGATTACAAACATCACGGGGTCCCCGTACCGTTTGTCAAACAAATCACACGCCAGGTTTTGCACGGCTCGACTACCTCCATAGA TTACCCCGCACTAGACCTCAAACCCGAAAACATCCTACTCCGCATTGCCCCCGACCACATTGAGAATCACATTCGTGCTGAACTCGCATCCAGCCCTCCCGCCGTGGAACATTCGATCCCCATCTCCGCCTCCTCCCGCAGCAGTTCATACTACTCTCACCGCCGACAGAACGTGTACATTGTTGGCTCCCAGCCTCTTTCAAGTCCTAGCCCGAGCTGGTCCGGATCTGCCAGCAGCAAGCCGAGTCTGTCAGCCAGTCACGCCCAGTTTGAACAACTTGCCCTTCGAATGTCTAAGCTAGTGACCGAGGAAGATGAGCGCCAGACGAGCGCCAACTCGAGCTGTGCTGCTTCAGCTATTTTCAGCTTGACGAGCACAAGCGCTGCGGGGTCTGGTTGGACGAGTGAGACCGAGGCTGACGATTGTCCTACGTCAGCTGTTGTCCCAGCACCCGTCATTGCTGAGCAACCTGGAGAAGATTCGGATACGCCCAGGCTGTCCATAGTCGATGGTCCTTCAATGTTGACCAAGACTGCGCCCGTACCCATCTCGACCCAATCAGAGGCCAAGCCTACGGCGACAGAAGACCAAGTGTCGATCAAGATTGCCGATTTGGGCAATGCAACAAGAATTGGGCGGCATGTTACAG ATGATATCCAGACGCGACAGTATCGCTCTCCGGAAGTTATCCTTCGCAAGCGATGGGGTCCTGCAGTGGATATTTTTTCGCTGGGATGTGTT GTGTTTGAGCTCCTGACTGGTGATTTCCTCTTTGAGCCCAAGGCGCGTGAGCCTTTGTGGTCAAGAGACGACGATCATATCTGTCAGATGCACGAAGCACTTGGTCCGTTTACACATGCTGCAGCATTTGGGGGGCAATTCTCCCGAGCTATCTTCCGGTCCGATTGTACTCTACGAAACGTGCCGGCCCGGAAGATTAATATGTGGCCGCTTGATTCTGTCCTGAAGGACAAGTACGAGATGAACAAGGACCGAGTCGCCGAAATAAGCGAGTTCTTGCGACCGCTTTTGGCACTTGATCCGGCTGAGAGGGCTGATGCGCTCGATGCTGCTCAACATCCCTGGCTTTGGTCCTAG